One Xyrauchen texanus isolate HMW12.3.18 chromosome 2, RBS_HiC_50CHRs, whole genome shotgun sequence genomic window carries:
- the LOC127656639 gene encoding uncharacterized protein LOC127656639 isoform X2, producing MFNPKNILAGGDEHRLYWFKHDSGESYPGTFYIQGNTSDPCVRNSEADCLPRNCLYNLLKEKFSPSDVGIYYCALATCGEVLFGNISKVTENNSKSQNIQLFILMALALALIISLTINILICCKRRNGSTYQQIHNVDDDDVSTIQYEEVDFAAFTNKSQHIQATDDDDAFIRMNLVFRC from the exons ATGTTCAATCCAAAAAACATACTTGCTGGTGGAGATGAGCATCGTCTCTACTGGTTCAAACATGACTCTGGAGAATCTTATCCAGGAACCTTTTACATTCAAGGAAACACAAGTGATCCATGTGTGAGGAACTCTGAAGCTGACTGTCTTCCACGAAACTGTTTGTACAACCTCCTGAAGGAGAAGTTCAGTCCGTCTGATGTTGGAATTTACTATTGTGCTCTGGCCACATGTGGGGAAGTTttatttggaaacatttctaaagTGACTGAGA ACAACTCTAAGAGCCAGAACATACAACTGTTCATTCTCATGGCACTTGCATTAGCACTGATAATAAGCCTTACCATTAATATTCTAATCTGCTGCAAGAGGAGAAATG GTAGCACGTATCAACAAATCCAtaatgttgatgatgatgatgtgtcaACAATTCAg TATGAGGAAGTGGATTTTGCAGCCTTCACCAACAAATCTCAGCATATACAggctactgatgatgatgatgcatttATAAGAATGAATCTGGTGTTCAGGTGTTAA
- the LOC127656639 gene encoding uncharacterized protein LOC127656639 isoform X1, whose product MAMWYKQVIGEEPRAIASSIHRFSKNTFYNEFDNNHFDASRGIDSFNLTIIKTVQSDLATYYCAISFSNIITFGDGTHLVIKGAEMTKQTTLQPLMIEPIESEANAPLQCSIQKKILAGGDEHRLYWFKHDSGESYPGTIYMQGNTSDPCVRNSEADCLPQNCLYNLPKEKFSPSDVGIYYCALATCGEVLFGNISKVTENNSKSQNIQLFILMALALALIISLTINILICCKRRNGSTYQQIHNVDDDDVSTIQYEEVDFAAFTNKSQHIQATDDDDAFIRMNLVFRC is encoded by the exons ATGGCAATGTGGTACAAGCAAGTTATTGGAGAAGAACCACGTGCAATTGCTTCCTCGATTCACCGtttctcaaaaaatacattttacaatgaatTTGACAACAATCATTTTGATGCATCACGAGGGATTGACAGTTTTAATCTGACGATTATAAAGACTGTACAATCAGATTTAGCCACATACTATTGTGCTATCTCTTTCTCTAACATCATCACATTTGGAGATGGAACTCATTTGGTTATCAAAG GGGCTGAAATGACCAAACAAACTACTCTACAACCGCTCATGATTGAACCTATTGAGTCAGAGGCTAATGCTCCTCTACAATGTTCAATCCAAAAAAAGATACTGGCTGGTGGAGATGAGCATCGTCTCTACTGGTTCAAACATGACTCTGGAGAATCTTATCCAGGAACCATTTATATGCAAGGAAACACAAGTGATCCATGTGTGAGGAACTCTGAAGCTGACTGTCTTCCACAAAACTGTTTGTACAACCTCCCGAAGGAGAAGTTCAGTCCGTCTGATGTTGGAATTTACTATTGTGCTCTGGCCACATGTGGGGAAGTTttatttggaaacatttctaaagTGACTGAGA ACAACTCTAAGAGCCAGAACATACAACTGTTCATTCTCATGGCACTTGCATTAGCACTGATAATAAGCCTTACCATTAATATTCTAATCTGCTGCAAGAGGAGAAATG GTAGCACGTATCAACAAATCCAtaatgttgatgatgatgatgtgtcaACAATTCAg TATGAGGAAGTGGATTTTGCAGCCTTCACCAACAAATCTCAGCATATACAggctactgatgatgatgatgcatttATAAGAATGAATCTGGTGTTCAGGTGTTAA